A part of Tessaracoccus timonensis genomic DNA contains:
- a CDS encoding sugar phosphate isomerase/epimerase: MKIAGAPISWGVCEVPGWGYQMSPERVLTEMKEIGLTATEFGPAGWLPTDPAARAEAIKPYGLKAVGSFFLAVMHDPDVDPLPAVERELDAFEAAGGEFLVLAADSGRDGYDDRPVLDEQGWATLFANMSKIADACAARGVTAVLHPHWGTMVQNVDEVERVLDNSSVRLCLDTGHLAAGGADVVELVRKYAKRVGIVHAKDVRKDLVDKLLPGELTWSEAIKGGVFTPIGEGDIDFAQIVKLLDEAGFDGYYVLEQDKMLDDEPPADGGPIVEAKKSLEALQALA; this comes from the coding sequence ATGAAGATTGCTGGCGCACCAATTAGCTGGGGTGTTTGTGAAGTACCGGGCTGGGGCTACCAGATGTCGCCCGAGCGCGTCCTCACCGAAATGAAAGAAATCGGCCTCACCGCCACCGAGTTCGGCCCCGCAGGCTGGCTGCCCACCGACCCCGCCGCCCGCGCCGAGGCCATCAAGCCCTACGGGTTGAAGGCGGTTGGATCGTTCTTCCTCGCCGTCATGCACGACCCCGACGTCGACCCGCTGCCCGCCGTCGAGCGCGAACTCGACGCTTTTGAAGCCGCCGGCGGCGAGTTCCTCGTGCTGGCCGCCGACTCCGGGCGCGACGGGTACGACGACCGCCCCGTCCTCGACGAGCAGGGCTGGGCAACGCTGTTCGCCAACATGAGCAAGATCGCCGACGCGTGCGCCGCCCGCGGTGTCACCGCCGTACTCCACCCGCACTGGGGCACCATGGTGCAAAACGTCGACGAGGTGGAGCGCGTGCTCGACAACTCGTCGGTGCGATTGTGCCTGGACACCGGCCACCTCGCCGCCGGCGGCGCCGACGTCGTCGAGCTGGTGCGCAAGTACGCCAAACGCGTCGGCATCGTGCACGCCAAGGACGTGCGCAAGGACCTCGTCGACAAGCTGCTGCCCGGCGAACTCACCTGGTCGGAGGCCATCAAGGGCGGCGTGTTCACCCCCATCGGTGAGGGCGATATCGACTTCGCGCAGATCGTGAAGCTCCTCGACGAGGCCGGATTCGACGGCTACTACGTGCTTGAGCAAGACAAGATGCTCGACGATGAACCCCCCGCCGACGGTGGCCCCATCGTCGAAGCGAAGAAGTCGCTGGAGGCACTGCAGGCGCTCGCCTGA
- the iolG gene encoding inositol 2-dehydrogenase, which yields MIRFALIGAGRIGHVHARSIAAHPQAELAMICDPFEDNAKSLAEQYQVPYVLDPAEVFASDVDAIVIGSPTPMHVEHILAGVRAGKRVLCEKPVALDLAEAERCRDELGAEADRVMLGFNRRFDPTFADIHARVAAGEIGELQQFTVISRDPAAPPAQYVASSGGIFRDMTIHDFDMVRHFLGDIVEVSAFGSNTIQEIADAGDFDQAVITLRAADGRVATIVNSRTCCYGYDQRMEAFGDKGSLTADNLTATQVRKAGPELTEGRGAILDFFLDRYADAYALELGAFIEAVQADGPVSPNVHDGVLALQIADAATVSAKERRTVTL from the coding sequence ATGATTCGTTTTGCACTGATCGGAGCTGGGCGCATCGGCCACGTCCACGCACGTTCCATCGCAGCCCATCCTCAGGCGGAGCTCGCCATGATCTGTGACCCGTTTGAAGACAACGCCAAGTCGCTCGCCGAGCAGTACCAGGTGCCGTACGTGCTCGATCCGGCCGAGGTATTCGCTTCCGACGTCGACGCCATCGTGATCGGATCGCCCACGCCCATGCACGTCGAGCACATCCTCGCGGGTGTCCGTGCCGGCAAGCGCGTACTGTGCGAAAAGCCGGTGGCCCTCGACCTCGCAGAGGCGGAGCGCTGCCGCGACGAGCTCGGCGCCGAGGCTGATCGCGTCATGCTGGGCTTTAACCGTCGCTTCGACCCCACCTTCGCCGACATTCACGCCCGCGTGGCGGCGGGGGAGATCGGCGAGCTGCAGCAGTTCACCGTCATCTCGCGTGACCCCGCAGCCCCGCCTGCCCAGTACGTCGCTAGCTCCGGCGGCATCTTCCGCGACATGACGATTCACGACTTCGACATGGTTCGCCACTTCCTCGGCGACATCGTCGAGGTGTCGGCATTCGGCAGCAACACCATCCAGGAGATCGCCGACGCCGGTGACTTCGACCAGGCCGTCATCACCCTGCGCGCCGCTGATGGACGCGTCGCCACCATCGTCAACTCGCGCACGTGCTGTTACGGCTACGACCAGCGCATGGAAGCCTTCGGCGACAAGGGCTCCCTCACCGCCGACAACCTCACCGCCACCCAGGTGCGCAAGGCCGGGCCAGAGCTCACCGAGGGCCGAGGCGCGATCCTCGATTTCTTCCTCGACCGCTACGCCGACGCCTACGCGCTCGAGCTGGGTGCCTTCATCGAGGCGGTCCAGGCCGATGGGCCGGTCTCCCCGAACGTGCACGACGGCGTGCTCGCCCTGCAGATTGCAGATGCGGCCACCGTCAGCGCTAAGGAGCGCCGTACCGTCACGCTCTAA
- the iolB gene encoding 5-deoxy-glucuronate isomerase has protein sequence MTEHVLPAGSTANGAVEVDVSPERAGWTWSGLQVVALAACESHTLRTEGHEYLVLPLAGGCTVEVDGQSHELQGRSTIWGETTDYLYLPSGAEATVTATRDGRFALPYCVASEKLEVRYCPADEVSVGIRGAGVMSRQVSNYAIGNPLHTSRLLVTEVITPGGNWSSYPPHKHDEDSENERELEEIYYFEIEPDEHGPGMAFHATYGTDERPIDVALRVGNGDVALVPHGYHGPCVAAPGYNLYYLNVMAGPGDSTWLSVDDPCYGWLRDTWESADADPRLPLDPKEHV, from the coding sequence ATGACTGAACACGTGTTGCCCGCAGGCTCGACGGCCAACGGGGCCGTCGAAGTGGACGTCAGCCCAGAACGTGCAGGATGGACCTGGTCTGGGCTGCAGGTGGTTGCGCTTGCCGCCTGCGAATCGCACACGCTCCGCACGGAAGGCCACGAATACCTGGTGCTGCCGCTTGCCGGCGGGTGCACCGTCGAAGTGGACGGGCAGAGCCACGAGCTGCAGGGCCGCTCCACCATCTGGGGTGAGACCACCGACTACCTGTACCTGCCGTCGGGTGCGGAAGCCACCGTCACCGCTACGCGCGACGGGCGGTTCGCGCTGCCGTACTGCGTGGCCTCCGAAAAGCTTGAGGTGCGCTACTGCCCGGCCGACGAGGTCAGCGTGGGCATTCGCGGCGCTGGCGTGATGAGCCGTCAGGTGTCCAACTACGCCATCGGCAACCCGCTGCACACATCGCGTCTGCTCGTCACCGAGGTCATCACCCCAGGCGGCAACTGGTCGAGCTACCCGCCCCACAAGCACGACGAGGACTCCGAGAACGAGCGCGAGCTCGAGGAGATCTACTACTTCGAGATTGAGCCCGACGAGCACGGCCCCGGCATGGCGTTCCACGCCACCTACGGCACCGATGAGCGTCCCATCGACGTGGCTCTCCGCGTCGGCAATGGAGACGTCGCGCTCGTGCCGCACGGCTACCACGGCCCCTGCGTGGCCGCGCCCGGATACAACCTGTACTACTTGAACGTCATGGCTGGTCCTGGCGATTCCACGTGGCTGTCCGTCGACGATCCCTGTTACGGCTGGCTGCGCGACACCTGGGAGTCCGCCGACGCTGACCCCCGCCTCCCGCTTGATCCCAAGGAGCACGTATGA
- a CDS encoding LacI family DNA-binding transcriptional regulator, whose amino-acid sequence MTQSDVARVAGVSRGLVSLALADSPKVAEATKARIRAIADELGYSRNFGAAALASSSSTLLGVVLPNLRNPYFESLMAALQHEAESRGLTVLAATASGDEAREIAMLEHFRAMRVGGVVLATPSRPASHYAQFASRLPLVIAGSPYAAGPAHVVHIDEHRAARQVVQRGLAEGHCRCVYVMPAGDDGATQYRRAAIAAACDEVDAQLAIVDATDRARLVDEIATHPEQVCVIAHHDLLAIEIVSLALQQGWRLGAEVGLVSYDNTFLAAYEGFSLTSVDQQPHVQARRALDAIAEPGGDVGRDLVVEPQLVTRTSG is encoded by the coding sequence GTGACGCAGAGTGATGTAGCCCGGGTCGCTGGCGTGTCCCGAGGCCTCGTCTCGCTCGCCTTGGCGGACTCCCCGAAGGTGGCCGAGGCGACGAAGGCCCGCATTCGCGCTATCGCCGACGAGCTCGGATACTCGCGTAACTTCGGCGCGGCGGCGTTGGCGTCGTCGAGTTCGACGCTGCTGGGCGTAGTGCTGCCGAACTTGCGCAATCCATACTTCGAGAGCCTCATGGCGGCCCTGCAGCACGAGGCCGAGAGCCGTGGGCTCACCGTGCTGGCGGCCACCGCGTCGGGCGATGAGGCGCGCGAAATCGCCATGCTCGAACACTTTCGTGCCATGCGGGTGGGGGGTGTCGTGCTGGCCACTCCGTCGCGCCCGGCCAGCCACTACGCGCAGTTCGCTTCGCGCTTGCCGCTGGTGATCGCCGGTTCGCCGTACGCCGCAGGGCCGGCGCACGTGGTGCACATCGACGAGCACCGCGCGGCCAGGCAGGTTGTCCAGCGGGGGCTTGCTGAGGGGCACTGTCGGTGCGTCTACGTCATGCCTGCAGGGGATGACGGCGCGACGCAGTACCGACGGGCAGCCATCGCCGCAGCGTGCGACGAGGTTGACGCGCAGCTGGCAATCGTCGATGCCACCGATCGCGCGCGCTTGGTGGACGAGATCGCCACGCATCCAGAGCAAGTGTGCGTGATTGCGCACCATGACCTCCTGGCGATTGAGATTGTGTCGCTCGCGCTGCAGCAGGGGTGGCGGCTTGGGGCCGAGGTCGGGTTGGTGTCGTACGACAACACCTTCCTCGCCGCGTACGAAGGATTCAGTCTCACGTCGGTGGATCAGCAGCCGCACGTGCAGGCTCGGCGGGCGCTGGATGCGATTGCGGAGCCGGGCGGCGACGTGGGGCGAGACCTCGTCGTCGAACCGCAGCTGGTGACGCGCACCTCGGGCTGA
- a CDS encoding Gfo/Idh/MocA family protein produces MSSTPISVAVIGAGMAGRTHANAWRQASTLYEPDLLPDVRLAAICDAYEPFAKAAAGSYGYERYVTDWRDIVEADDIDVVSIVVANKLHREIAEALIEAGKHVLCEKPLTDTLEDAKAMTEVAEGHPEVVTGIGFGCRRQASIAKIAELARDGALGEIYHFDGRYWCDYGADPNTPIAWRYKGPMGSGALGDVGSHMTDVAEFICGPIKRISGATMATVITHRPPAVQGVAGGRGVAVTAEATEEVENDDIAMFNAEFESGAVGTISVSRVAFGDPNALMFDVMGSKAKASFDLARGGEITLNDGSAEVGMRGPRRILTGPNFPYFKGGSSMDFAGVGTTQIDQFNFQARAFLDQVAGVDEGLPAVPSFAHGYRAIRIQHAVAESAAAGGKAVEID; encoded by the coding sequence ATGTCCTCAACACCTATCTCCGTGGCCGTGATTGGCGCAGGTATGGCTGGGCGCACACACGCAAACGCGTGGCGTCAAGCCTCGACGCTGTATGAGCCTGACCTGCTCCCCGACGTGCGGCTGGCCGCCATCTGCGACGCCTACGAACCGTTTGCGAAGGCGGCCGCCGGGTCGTACGGGTACGAGCGTTACGTCACCGATTGGCGTGACATCGTCGAAGCCGACGACATCGATGTGGTGTCCATCGTCGTCGCCAACAAGCTGCACCGCGAGATTGCCGAGGCGCTCATCGAAGCCGGCAAGCACGTGCTCTGCGAGAAGCCGCTCACCGACACCCTCGAAGACGCCAAGGCCATGACCGAAGTGGCGGAAGGGCACCCCGAAGTGGTCACCGGCATCGGCTTCGGGTGCCGCCGTCAGGCGTCCATCGCGAAGATCGCCGAACTCGCCCGCGACGGTGCTCTCGGCGAGATCTACCACTTCGACGGCCGCTACTGGTGCGACTACGGCGCAGATCCCAACACCCCCATCGCGTGGCGGTACAAAGGCCCCATGGGTTCGGGCGCGCTGGGCGACGTCGGCTCCCACATGACCGACGTGGCCGAGTTCATCTGCGGCCCCATCAAGCGCATCTCGGGCGCGACGATGGCCACGGTCATCACACACCGCCCACCGGCAGTGCAAGGTGTTGCCGGCGGACGCGGCGTCGCCGTGACTGCCGAGGCCACGGAGGAGGTAGAAAACGACGACATCGCCATGTTTAACGCCGAGTTTGAATCAGGTGCGGTCGGCACGATCTCCGTCTCCCGCGTCGCATTCGGTGATCCGAACGCGCTCATGTTCGACGTGATGGGCTCCAAGGCCAAGGCCTCGTTCGACCTCGCCCGCGGCGGCGAGATTACGCTCAACGATGGGTCCGCCGAGGTCGGCATGCGAGGGCCACGACGCATTCTCACCGGCCCTAACTTCCCCTACTTCAAGGGCGGTTCGTCGATGGACTTCGCCGGCGTGGGCACCACGCAGATCGACCAGTTCAACTTCCAGGCTCGCGCTTTCCTTGACCAGGTTGCCGGCGTCGACGAGGGTCTCCCCGCAGTGCCCTCGTTCGCCCACGGTTACCGTGCCATCCGCATCCAACACGCCGTCGCCGAATCCGCGGCGGCAGGCGGCAAAGCCGTCGAAATCGACTGA
- a CDS encoding type IV toxin-antitoxin system AbiEi family antitoxin domain-containing protein: MVHPDAALASLLRTQAGAVSAKQLLALGFSRRQIERLARRWVRVASGIFVEAMTFAAAVWAGLLRGGEGAVVGGEAAGHLAGFLPTEPRTVVVWARHVHEDMRVGPWLVQFRQGKRGGRGTPPATRPEVTVLDIAERSSEVDAVGALTRALAERHTTGERVARELNGRGRQRHRRLIARLCEEGEAGIESALEYLLLRNVIRAHGLPEPDRQRRRTAGRVDNHYDEYGLIVEADGASHHRDKAHDYFRDNEHLLVHDERTLRFGWVQVNAQACRAADQLARGLEQGGWDGNRGSTTCDCNKE, encoded by the coding sequence ATGGTGCATCCCGACGCAGCGCTTGCCTCGCTCCTGCGCACGCAGGCAGGTGCAGTGAGCGCGAAACAGCTACTGGCGCTCGGGTTTTCCAGGCGGCAGATCGAGCGCCTGGCGAGACGGTGGGTTCGCGTGGCGTCGGGGATCTTCGTCGAAGCCATGACCTTCGCCGCCGCAGTCTGGGCCGGGCTGCTGCGCGGGGGAGAGGGTGCAGTGGTGGGCGGCGAGGCTGCCGGTCACCTCGCAGGTTTCCTCCCGACGGAACCCCGCACGGTGGTCGTGTGGGCCAGGCATGTACACGAGGACATGCGGGTGGGGCCGTGGCTTGTGCAGTTTCGGCAGGGGAAGCGCGGCGGGCGGGGCACTCCGCCGGCAACACGCCCTGAGGTGACCGTGCTTGATATCGCCGAGCGTTCGTCGGAGGTGGATGCTGTTGGGGCGCTCACGCGTGCGCTAGCGGAGCGGCACACCACTGGCGAGCGCGTGGCAAGGGAACTCAATGGCCGGGGCCGGCAGCGGCATCGACGGCTGATCGCGCGGCTGTGTGAGGAAGGGGAAGCAGGGATCGAGAGCGCGCTGGAGTATCTGCTGCTGCGCAACGTGATTCGCGCCCATGGTCTGCCGGAGCCGGACCGCCAACGTCGACGCACGGCGGGCCGCGTCGACAACCACTACGACGAATACGGGCTCATCGTCGAGGCCGATGGTGCAAGCCACCACCGTGATAAGGCGCACGATTATTTCCGCGATAACGAACACCTGCTCGTTCACGACGAACGCACGCTGCGGTTTGGCTGGGTGCAGGTGAACGCACAGGCATGCCGGGCTGCAGACCAGCTCGCGCGTGGGCTGGAGCAGGGTGGCTGGGACGGGAACCGAGGGTCAACGACGTGTGACTGCAATAAGGAATGA
- a CDS encoding sugar phosphate isomerase/epimerase, whose translation MSLVLGAYTACLHDRPLADALDTLKGMGLTGAELNIGGFIPSPHAHVDALLASQAARDELLALFEEKGMVLAGLTASGNPLNPLPDIGPRHHYDLKRGIELAGKLGVEEIVCMSGAPGSDPDAKYPSWVVNPWDGVYGEILDYQHSVLDPYWREMDQRAQDNNVKLAIELHPHNTIFTPVGFMEFAERIDAKNVGVNMDPSHLMWQQVDAIEATRYLGERIFHVHAKDTKIEPGVGIRGVLDTSHKRPPANEAERYPSGMNHWCQVWPDDPAWRFVHVGAGHDQAWWTEFLRAVAEINPEMHVNIEHEDNHFDNVTGLERGAEMLIAANAAL comes from the coding sequence ATGTCGCTCGTTCTCGGTGCATACACCGCTTGTCTGCATGACCGCCCGCTGGCCGACGCCCTCGACACGCTGAAAGGCATGGGGCTCACCGGCGCTGAACTGAATATCGGCGGCTTCATCCCGTCGCCGCACGCCCACGTCGACGCGCTGCTCGCCTCGCAAGCTGCCCGCGACGAGCTCCTCGCCCTGTTCGAGGAGAAGGGCATGGTGCTCGCAGGGCTCACTGCCTCCGGTAACCCACTGAACCCGCTGCCCGACATCGGCCCACGCCACCACTATGACCTCAAGCGCGGCATCGAGCTGGCGGGCAAGCTGGGCGTCGAGGAGATCGTCTGCATGTCCGGCGCCCCCGGCTCTGACCCCGACGCGAAGTACCCGTCGTGGGTGGTGAACCCCTGGGATGGCGTCTATGGCGAGATTCTCGACTACCAGCACTCGGTGCTCGACCCGTACTGGCGCGAGATGGATCAGCGCGCGCAAGACAACAACGTCAAGCTCGCCATCGAGCTGCACCCCCACAACACCATCTTTACGCCGGTGGGTTTCATGGAGTTCGCGGAACGCATCGACGCGAAGAACGTCGGCGTGAACATGGACCCGTCTCACCTCATGTGGCAGCAGGTCGACGCCATCGAGGCGACGCGCTACCTCGGCGAGCGTATTTTCCACGTCCACGCCAAGGACACCAAGATCGAGCCCGGGGTGGGTATCCGCGGCGTGCTCGACACGTCGCATAAGCGCCCGCCTGCCAACGAGGCGGAGCGGTACCCGTCGGGCATGAACCACTGGTGCCAGGTGTGGCCCGACGATCCCGCCTGGAGGTTCGTGCACGTCGGTGCTGGGCACGACCAGGCGTGGTGGACGGAGTTCCTGCGCGCGGTTGCGGAGATCAACCCCGAGATGCACGTGAATATCGAGCATGAGGACAACCACTTCGACAACGTCACAGGGCTCGAACGTGGAGCCGAAATGCTGATTGCAGCCAACGCTGCGCTGTAG
- the iolD gene encoding 3D-(3,5/4)-trihydroxycyclohexane-1,2-dione acylhydrolase (decyclizing) — MSTIRLTVGQAVVRYLSQQYSERDGVERRFIRGMFGIFGHGNVAGLGQALLQNEIAPDEGEDRVEFWHGRNEQGMVHVAAAYAKAKDRLETLAVTSSIGPGALNMVTGAALATTNRVPVLLFPSDIFANRAPDPVLQQLEDPTNPDVSVNDAFRPVSKFWDRVNRPEQLMVALPRAMRVLTDPVDTGAATICLPEDVQAEAYDWPLEFFQKKVWHVGRIRPDEAALARAVEAIKASSKPLIISGGGTIYSGACDELRALASATGIPVSDTQAGKGAINWDHPQAVGGVGATGAGSANALAEEADLIIGIGTRYSDFTTSSQTQFKNPDVRFVNINVGAFDAAKQGAEMVVGDARETLRALAPALDGYRVPEEWATKITDEVAAWQRTTDECYHLGHGPLPAQTEVFGALNGLMGPNDVLINAAGSMPGDLQCLWRASTPVGYHVEYAFSCMGYEIPAALGVKMALPDSEVVAIVGDGTYQMLPMELATIVQQREKVILVLLQNHGYASIGSLSESHGSQRFGTKYRMRDEEGKATDELIPVDIAANARSWGIDVIEVKTIDEFRAAYQKATESTHTTMIHIDTDLYGPNPPGTGWWDVPVAPVSNLESTQTAYTEYAEAVKAQRRFF, encoded by the coding sequence ATGAGCACGATTCGTCTGACGGTTGGTCAAGCCGTCGTTCGCTACCTCTCGCAGCAGTATTCCGAGCGCGACGGGGTGGAGCGCCGCTTCATCCGCGGCATGTTCGGCATCTTCGGTCACGGTAACGTGGCCGGGCTCGGCCAGGCCCTGCTGCAGAACGAGATCGCGCCCGACGAGGGCGAGGATCGCGTCGAGTTCTGGCATGGCCGCAACGAACAGGGCATGGTGCACGTCGCCGCTGCCTACGCGAAGGCGAAAGACCGGCTGGAGACCCTCGCAGTCACGTCGTCCATCGGCCCCGGCGCGCTCAACATGGTGACCGGCGCCGCGCTCGCCACCACCAACCGCGTGCCCGTGCTGCTGTTCCCCTCCGACATCTTCGCGAACCGCGCGCCCGACCCGGTGCTGCAGCAGCTCGAAGACCCGACGAACCCCGACGTGAGCGTCAACGACGCCTTCCGTCCGGTGTCGAAGTTTTGGGACCGCGTGAACCGTCCTGAGCAGCTCATGGTGGCGCTTCCGCGCGCCATGCGCGTGCTCACCGATCCGGTTGACACCGGCGCCGCCACCATCTGCCTCCCCGAGGACGTCCAGGCCGAGGCGTACGACTGGCCGCTGGAATTCTTCCAGAAGAAGGTGTGGCACGTGGGGCGCATTCGCCCCGACGAGGCAGCCCTCGCCCGCGCCGTCGAGGCCATCAAGGCGTCGTCGAAGCCGCTCATCATTTCCGGTGGCGGCACCATTTACTCCGGGGCCTGCGACGAGCTCCGCGCCCTGGCGAGTGCCACCGGCATCCCGGTGTCCGACACGCAGGCCGGTAAGGGCGCCATCAACTGGGATCACCCGCAGGCTGTGGGCGGCGTCGGTGCTACTGGCGCTGGCTCGGCCAACGCGCTGGCCGAAGAAGCCGACCTCATCATCGGCATCGGCACCCGCTACTCCGACTTCACCACCAGTTCCCAGACGCAGTTCAAGAACCCCGACGTGCGCTTCGTGAACATCAACGTCGGCGCCTTCGACGCCGCCAAGCAGGGCGCCGAGATGGTCGTCGGCGACGCGCGCGAGACGCTGCGGGCACTCGCCCCGGCACTCGACGGGTACCGCGTGCCCGAGGAATGGGCCACGAAGATCACCGACGAAGTTGCCGCCTGGCAGCGCACCACCGACGAGTGCTACCACCTGGGGCACGGGCCGTTGCCGGCCCAGACCGAGGTGTTTGGCGCGCTCAACGGGCTCATGGGCCCGAACGACGTTCTCATCAACGCTGCGGGTTCCATGCCGGGTGACCTCCAGTGCCTCTGGCGCGCCAGCACCCCGGTGGGATACCACGTCGAATACGCGTTCTCGTGCATGGGCTACGAGATCCCGGCCGCGCTCGGCGTCAAGATGGCGCTACCCGATTCCGAGGTGGTGGCCATCGTCGGCGACGGCACGTACCAGATGCTGCCCATGGAGCTCGCCACCATCGTGCAGCAGCGCGAGAAGGTCATCCTCGTGTTGCTGCAGAACCACGGGTACGCGTCGATTGGCTCGCTGTCCGAGTCGCACGGCTCGCAGCGCTTCGGCACCAAGTACCGGATGCGCGACGAGGAAGGCAAGGCCACCGACGAGCTCATCCCCGTCGACATCGCCGCCAACGCCCGCTCGTGGGGCATCGACGTCATCGAGGTCAAGACCATCGACGAGTTCCGTGCCGCCTACCAGAAGGCGACGGAGTCGACGCACACCACGATGATCCACATCGACACCGATCTGTACGGGCCCAACCCGCCCGGCACCGGCTGGTGGGACGTGCCCGTCGCGCCGGTGTCCAACCTTGAATCCACCCAGACCGCATACACCGAGTACGCCGAGGCCGTGAAGGCTCAGCGTCGATTCTTCTGA
- a CDS encoding CoA-acylating methylmalonate-semialdehyde dehydrogenase produces the protein MSELTMKHWIDGKEVVEDGADVIDIDSPTTGQVLGGVAEASIELIERAIQGAREAQKEWAAMSLAKRTAVMFNFRNLMVERQDELAAIIVKEGGKTHGDALGEIARGLEIVEFACGIHNALKGDYTSGASTGIDIHTIRQPVGVVGAICPFNFPMMVPMWMHPMALATGNAVVLKPATPVPTVSLTVAKMYQEAGLPDGLFQVVCGDKQVVQQMLSSDGIDAISFVGSTPVAKIIAEGCAKTGKRYQALGGANNHAIVMPDANLDFAAKHIVSGAFGAAGQRCMALPVVVAVGEAADPLIEKVKTKAEALVLGPGEDPKSELGPVISAKSKERIISWIDEAEAAGARVVLDGRGFQHADEQFAGGNWLGPTILDNVPLDTKAYCEEIFGPVLVVVRAESYDEAIKIVNSSEFGNGSAIFTESGDYARRFELDVEAGMVGINVPIPVPVGYYSFGGWKGSLYGDVKMHGQEGVNFYTKAKVITTRWAGRPDEHVGLDFVASASR, from the coding sequence ATGAGTGAACTGACCATGAAGCATTGGATTGATGGCAAGGAGGTCGTCGAAGACGGCGCCGACGTCATCGACATCGACTCGCCCACTACCGGCCAGGTGCTCGGCGGCGTCGCGGAGGCGAGCATCGAGCTCATCGAGCGCGCCATCCAGGGCGCCCGCGAGGCGCAGAAGGAATGGGCGGCTATGTCGCTCGCGAAGCGCACCGCCGTCATGTTCAACTTCCGCAACCTCATGGTGGAACGCCAGGATGAACTCGCCGCCATCATCGTGAAGGAAGGCGGGAAGACCCACGGCGATGCGCTCGGTGAGATCGCGCGTGGTCTGGAGATCGTCGAGTTCGCCTGCGGCATCCACAATGCGCTCAAGGGCGACTACACCTCCGGCGCCTCGACGGGCATCGACATCCACACCATTCGCCAGCCCGTCGGCGTCGTCGGCGCCATCTGCCCGTTCAACTTCCCCATGATGGTGCCCATGTGGATGCACCCGATGGCGCTGGCCACCGGCAACGCCGTCGTGCTGAAGCCGGCCACCCCAGTGCCGACGGTGTCCCTCACCGTCGCGAAGATGTACCAGGAGGCGGGCCTGCCCGACGGCCTGTTCCAGGTGGTCTGCGGCGACAAGCAAGTGGTGCAGCAGATGCTCAGCTCCGACGGCATCGACGCGATCTCGTTCGTCGGCTCGACGCCGGTGGCGAAGATCATCGCTGAGGGCTGCGCGAAGACCGGCAAGCGTTACCAGGCGCTCGGCGGCGCGAACAACCACGCCATCGTGATGCCCGACGCCAACCTCGATTTTGCTGCGAAGCACATCGTCTCCGGTGCGTTCGGCGCGGCTGGTCAGCGCTGCATGGCGCTGCCCGTCGTGGTGGCCGTGGGTGAGGCCGCCGATCCGCTGATTGAGAAGGTGAAGACCAAGGCGGAGGCGCTCGTGCTTGGTCCGGGCGAAGACCCGAAGTCCGAGCTCGGCCCCGTCATCTCCGCCAAGTCGAAGGAGCGCATCATCTCCTGGATCGACGAGGCTGAGGCCGCGGGTGCTCGCGTGGTCTTGGATGGCCGCGGATTCCAGCACGCCGACGAGCAGTTCGCCGGCGGCAACTGGCTCGGCCCGACGATCCTCGACAACGTGCCGCTCGACACCAAGGCGTACTGCGAGGAGATCTTCGGCCCCGTGCTCGTCGTCGTGCGTGCCGAGAGCTACGACGAGGCCATCAAGATCGTGAACTCCAGCGAGTTCGGCAACGGTTCGGCGATCTTCACCGAGTCGGGTGACTACGCTCGTCGCTTCGAGCTCGACGTCGAAGCAGGCATGGTGGGCATCAACGTGCCGATCCCGGTGCCGGTGGGCTACTACTCCTTCGGTGGCTGGAAGGGCTCGCTGTACGGCGACGTGAAGATGCACGGCCAGGAGGGCGTGAACTTCTACACGAAGGCCAAGGTCATCACCACCCGCTGGGCAGGTCGCCCCGACGAACACGTCGGGCTCGACTTCGTTGCCTCCGCTTCGCGGTAA